Within Salvelinus sp. IW2-2015 unplaced genomic scaffold, ASM291031v2 Un_scaffold648, whole genome shotgun sequence, the genomic segment GCTCGTACGGTGATTTTTGTGTGTGCAGCGAATAGACACTGGATAGTAGTGTGTATTTCTTGTCTTGTTATTGTATCCCTCTCGAGTGTCTAGTCTACCTTTACAGAACGGAGTCTATGCCATTGGTAACTGGTGATACTGTATAGTCTATCACAGGGATTATTTTATTCAGGATCGCTGTGTAATGTCTGTAAATGTTCAGAGTTTTGCATTAGCCTTATTACCATGCCTTACAAGTATTAGACACTAGTATTCAGAAGGTCTTTTTTTctgcaagaacacacacaccacacacacacacacacacacacaccacaccacacacacacacacacacacacacacacacacacacacacacacacacatcagtccaGAAAACTAAGCAGCTGCCTTTCCATTGATCAGGCTGTCCTAATCAATTTAACAACCTATTAATTCCACATTAAACCCTGGGGACTGTcaggttttctctctctcatcgcctACTTGTGTTATTAATCTAATGCTAGACTGGACATGGGGAGTCAGGCATGATGATGGTGAACATCCTGCAAGGATATGCACATATAGCAGCAGTCATCCCTGCTCAATTACCTTGCAGCATTTTAAGTATGAGTCATTGCTCCCATCActtgagaaaaaaataaacaaacattgttTTCCACTGTAGTCAGGGTACCCACTCTATTAAAGGGGAATTTAGTAGTGTTAACCATATTTGTATTAAAATATTAACGGTCTGAGCTTTCTCTGTACTTCTAGGTGTATTATGCCCTATCCAATCTGCGGTGGACCTAAGAGAGAGCACCAGAGGGGAGAGTGAGGGGTGCTGGGAAGCACACTCACACTGCTTCCTCCCTGCACCTGCTGCATCATGGGTAACGTCGGTGGAAAGGACGGCCATGGCCCTACAGGTTCCCTACATgaacgtacacatacacacacacaccggttacATAATTAGTCTCACACATGAATGCTTGCCTTACAGTCATTGTCACATTTCATTATATTAGACTTTCTGACAGTAACTATGTTTAGACCATTCTGTTCCTGATTCCCACAGACACAGGACGTTGTGTTCCTGATTAAATGACTTCATTACCCCTTAACTGCTTTCTCCAACATTCCAATGTGTGTTTGTRTGAGTGAATGAAAGAGCATCTGTCTACAATATTTCCTTTCATGCTGTTTGTACGCTTATACAATTTGTGAATTATCTTCATCCATCCTCTTCTCGATCTGTCTAGCTGGGTTTCTCAGTTCTTTTCTGTTGTTATTGCTGGCTAGATGTTGAACGTCATGCATCCTACCTGCATCGTCTTCTCTTTTTCTGACACGCATCCCTCTCCTATCCACCTGTTTAAAACCCTGGCCGTTCCTATCCTTTCTRSCTGTTTTCAGTATGCAGGAAACAGACTCAGACTGGGGTGAGAATATCTCACTGGATACTGTGTGTGCACCGCTAGTCACATGCAACACATCTGATAGCGTAATGAGGAGTCTGCAGAATTCTGCTGCCCAATGCAAGSACAGGGGGAGGGGGAACATGAGACGCTATAGGCTGGCCAAGCACACATCCTtatggacctgtgtgtgtgtctgtgtgaatgcRCACTAGAGAATAAACATAGTGTATGGGTTTCCCATGTTAATCAATTGGCTGCTAGCAGGAAATTGATGCTGCATCTAGATTCAGTGAGGTAGTTTGTCTCTCTATATGGCCACTCAGAGATGAGTGTATGTCTATGTGCCAAGGCGTTGACAGGCTCTGCAGTGTCCGTCAGCAGCCATCCTCCCAGAGGCGCAGCCAACTGGCATCTTCCCAGAGGCGCAGCCAACTGGCATCTTCCCAGAGGCGCAGCCAACTGGCATCCTCCCAAGAGGCGGCAGCCAACTGCATCCTCAAGGGCGAGCCAACTGGCATCCTCCCAGAGGCGCAGCCAACTGGAATCTTCCCAGAGGCGCAGCCAATGGCACTTCCCAGGGCGCAGCCAACTGGCATCTTCCCAGAGGCGCAGCCAACTGGCATCCTCCAAGGGCGCAGCCAACTGGCATCCTCCAAGGGGCCAGCAACTGGCATCCTCCAAGGGGCGCCAGCCAACTGGCATCCTCCCAGAGGCGCAGCCACACTGGCATCCTCCAAGGGCCAGCCAAACTGGCATCCTCCAGAGGCGCCAGCCAACTGGCATCTTCCCAGAGGCGCAGCCAACTGGCATCTTCCCAGAGGGCAGCCAACTGGCATCCTCCAAGGGCGCGCCAACTGGCATTCCTCAAGGGGCGCAGCCAACTGGCATTCTCCAAGCAGGGCGCAGCCAAACTGGATCCTCCAAGGGGCGCAGCCAACTTGGCATCTCCAAGGGGCGCAGCCAACTGTGGTcttcttctgtattgtttttatAGACAGTTAAATAGCTTAGGACAGCAGTTCTCTCTCGCTTTTCtgttcctcttcatctctcctcttccctccatctcttccttacCCTATATCATCTTTCTCTaatccttccctctttctctccactccCTTGGTCTCTCTCCAGGGTCTCATTTAGATCTGTTCCaaactcctccctcttccctctctgatTCTGACCTGGCTCCAGCCGCGGCTCAGCTGCTGCAGCAGGGGACACCGTCCTCCGGGGCCACCCGGGGCATCGTCTGCCAGGGTGGAGCCTCCCCCATTTCCAAATGGAGACACACACTGTCCGTCCCCCCAGAATGTGCCGTGATTAGCGTGGAAAGCAGTGTGTCTCCGCAGGGGACTGGGATTGAGATGGAAGGTGGAAGGCAGACAGTGCGGTGCTCTAACAGCCACACCAGCAGCCCTGTGTCTCCAGGCCAGCAGCCTCAGTTTGAGGGTAGCCCTTTGGAGCATAGCTGGCAGGAGCGGGACAGTGGGATGGAGCCCCATGCAAGGCCAGAGCGAGCTGGGGAGGAGATGGCCCTGGCACTGTTTAGCCTTTTGGAACATCACAGGTCTGCACTGGAGCTCAGTCCGGGCCTGGACGCACCAGCAGGAGCAGCCGGTAAGGACTCTGCATCTGCGTGGCCATAGCAACCCAATCGGTTCATAATAGTTTATGTTTGTCTTGTCTCTACTTAACAGAGTGTGCGTGCAGGTTCTTACAGTatgaacagtgccttcagaaagtattcatacccctcgtcttattccacattttgttaaagccgaattgaaattgatttaaaaaaaaaaaaaaagatatatataatcCAACTACACAcagtatcccataatgacaaagggaaaacatgtttttagaaaggtttgcaaatgtattgaaaattaaatgcagaaataGCTAATCACCCCCCTGAGTCAACTTTGTATAAACACGTTTGSCAGctatttacagctgtgagtcgttctgggtaagtctctaagagctttccacacctggattgtgcaacatttgcccatttattcttttcaaagttcttcaagctctgtcaaattggttgttgatcaatgctagacatccattttcaggtcttgcatgTATtttaaagtatactgaacaaaaatataaatgctaaATGTTGTgattgtttcatgagctgaaatataagatcccagaaatgttccatatgcacaaaaagtgtatttctctcagaAACATGGGAACAGCTCTGCattcatcatgccaattgcatgctccctctaaacttaagacatctgtggcattgtgttgtgtgacaaaactgcaaattttaaagtgtccttttattgtccccagcacaaggtgaatctgtgtaatgatcatgctgtttaatcagcttcttgacatgccagacctgtcaggtggatggattatctttgcaacggagaaatgctcacaaacagggatgtaaacaaatttgtgcacaaaatttgagaggaagAAGCATTTTgtatgtatggaacatttctgggatcttttatttcagctcataaaatatgggaccaacactttacatgttgcctttatatttttgttcagtgtacaatgttgttgagccaacctcagttttctcctatcacagccattaaagtctgtaactgttttaaagtcaccattggcctccctGAAATCCacgagcagtttccttcctctctggcaactgagttaaggatgcctgtatctttgtagtaactgggtgtattgatacaccatccaaagtgtaattaataacttcaccatgctcaaagggatattcgatgtctgccttttatttttacccatctaccaataggtgccctttgagagtcattggaaaacctccctggtctttgtggttgaatctgtgtttgaaattccctgctccactgagggaccttacagataattgtatgtgtggggtacagagatgtagtcattcaaaaataatgttaaccactgttattgcacacagagtgagtccatgcaacttatgtgacttgttaagcacatttctactcctgaacgtatttatgCTGAccataaaaaaggggttgaatacttattgactcaatacatttcagctcttcatttttttttattcatttgtaaaaatgtcataaaacataattcaaccttgacattttggggtattgtgtgtaggccagtgacaacacaTCTTGATTTAATcccttttgaattcaggctgtaacacaacaaaatgtggaaagagtcaaggggtgtaaatacatCCTTTagtttactgtatgtttgtgtgtcagagctgCTGAGGCGGTtgctggtggagagagaggagctggtcGAGGAGGTGCGCAATTTGAAGGACACACTGAGGGTGAGGCAGAcgttcctccttctcttcccaactgcattccctacctctctcccactgcattccctccctctctctcggtcaCTGCAGACGGGAATAGAGGAGGACATTTTAAGACCACACACAAATCCATCCCTATTACTTTGATGTGGATCGCTTTTTCCCTTCTCTACcctgtactgtactatagataTTTTAGACTTCACACTGCTTATCACTGGCTCATGTAGACTAGTTGTTGCACCATGTTTGCAGATGGTGGAGGCCAACAGCGATACATATTCTGTAACAGAACATCTTAGGAAAAAAAGTCAAAGCCCCATCATATTTTTGAACCACTGATAAGGTTGCTTAGGTTAGCAGGAATATTGGGAAACCCTGCCTTCCACAAACCCTGCAACTAGCCTGAACATTGCACTTACTGCCTGAATGAAATATTTGTGCTAACCTAAGCACGCTTATCAGTGGTTAAAAAATGTGATGCACTTTGACTTTATTTCTAAGATGTTCTGTTAGAGAATATGTATCGCTATTGGCCTCCATCTGCAAACATGGTACAACAACTAGTCTACATGAGCCAGTGATGAGCAGTGTGAAGGCCCTGCCATATGGAAGTTTGTCCCTCTATCTCTATATTACTGTTATTAACTGTACAGGCATTCCTGGCATATCTTGTTTATGCGTTCACCTGAATTGGGTTGGCTAGTTTAGCTAAAACAGACTCTGAACTTGGTAACCtattgatcttttttttttacttgactaAAGCAAAGTCCCTGCTTGTCAGACATGTTTTCTATAGACTGTATCAACAGCACTATAGATTTTCTGAGACAGTGACAGGATGTATGCATGTCTTTCTGCTGGCCTGGATGTAAACTGATACATCTACTTCTCACCTGCGAGTTCCCGTCTCTTCTTTATGATTATGTTTTTCTGATGCAATGAGTTAACGCACTCTCTTATATTCTGATGTATGGTTCTGGTTTGAGTGTACAGGATCtttaactctctttctctctctctctctctctctctctctctctggcagactGAGCGAGCTGAGTGGCTCCAGTTCCAGTGTGATCTACAGGTGGCAGTGTCTGTGGCCGACCGGCTGCGCGTGGAAGCGGAAGAGACTCTAGGCACGCTCAGAGAGAGCCATGGGAATGTGGCGGGCCAGCTGGACCAGGCCCAGTGCAGACAGCAGGACACGGACAGGGAGCTGGAGAGCCTGAGAGCTGAACACAGAGAGGCCTGTCACAGATTGTCTGCTCTCACCATGGAGCACCAACAGACTAGGGCTGAGCTGGACACACGGAGACACACGctcagggagagcgagagggactcactgagggaaagagagaaggactcacacagagagatagagggaagagacACGGAGGAGAGGCCGGAGGGAGAAGACACTAGTGAAGACATAAGCACGATGGAGGCACTGGatgggaagaaaagagaggatTCAGAAAGAGAAGTGGAAGGAGAGAAAAGGgtgaagagtgagggagaggatgttaACATGGGAGGGCAGTTTCCAAAGGAGCTTGTTAGAGGAGGGGAGAACTTGCTCAAAGTGAAGGGGGTGGCGGCGGCATACCTACGGAATTTGGCAGCTGGGGGGAAGGGGTGTGGCTTGAGAGATTCACCGAGGATTGTGGTGATGTCAGAGCGTTCCAGGTGAGTGCCTCAACATGCCCGTATAATGTACTAGTATTTTAGGGGTGGACCATCTGTTTGTTGTTATCTGGAGCATGTAAGCTAGCCAGCCTGTGTCTCTGTAGGAGCAACCTTTGACCTTGTTGCGCAAGGCCATGCTATAGACACACATATCCTAMATTTTTCTGTGGCAACTAACTGTGGCCTATCTTATCTGTTCCAGGAGCCTCTCTCGACTTCCCCTGCCCACTGACTCTCTCCCTGCACAGAATGGTAGCTCCCAGACCACTACCAGTAAAACACTGCCTCTCTGCAAGGTAACACTAATATTCAACCAACAAGTTTGTTTTTGAAATGCTATCAGAAAGCCTGGACTTGAAATTCAAGGGTCCATTTTGGGATCAGTCATGCATGTATGCAgtatgtcctgtctgtctcttctctctatctcttactAGAAAGAAGAGCCAGCCAAAGGGAAAAGGATGGACCGCATACTGCAACGACAGGACAGCTGGTCCAGCTTCTATACAAGTGTGTGTCAATTCattaactacagtgccttcagaatgtatttataccccttgacttattccacatttagttgttacagcctgaatttaaaaaaaaatctcacccatctgtttttagaaatgtttgcaaatgtattgaaaatgaaatacagaaatatctcatttatatacactaccgttcaaaggtttggggtcacttagaaatgtccttgtttttgaaagaaaagctcatttttggaccattcaaataacatcaaattgatcagaaatacagtttggatattgttaatgttgtaaatgactattgtagctggaaacggctgctttttaatggaatatctacatagacgtacagaggcccattatcagcaaccatcactcctgtgttccaatggcacgttgttttagctaatccaagtttatcattttaaaaggctaattgatcattagaaaacccttttgcaattatgttagcacagctgaaaactgttgtcctgattaaagaagcaataaaactggccttctttagattagttgagtatctggaggatcagcatttgtgggtttgattacaggctcaatatggccagaaacaaataacttctgatactcgtcagtctattcttgttctgagaaatgaaggttattccatgcgaaaaatgaaaaaaatgaactgaagatcttgtacaacgctgtgtacttctcccttcacagaacagcgcaaactggctctaaccagaatagaaattaGGAgcgggaggcccggtgcacaactgagcaagaggacaagtacattagtgtctagtttgagaaacggatgcctcacaagtcctcaactggcagcttcattaaatagtacccgcaaaacaccagtctcaatgtcaacagtgaagaggtgactccgggatgctggccttctaggcagagttgcaaagaaaaagccatatctcacactggccaataaaaataaaagattaagatgggctaaataacacagacactggacagaggaactctgcctagaaggccagcatccgggatgctggcctcttgctcagttgtgcactggggcctcccactcctaatttctattctggttagagccagtttgttaAAGACTCYgagcataaggcaaaagattttGATATAATGAGACAAAAATT encodes:
- the LOC112068671 gene encoding cytospin-A isoform X2, which produces MGNVGGKDGHGPTGSHLDLFQTPPSSLSDSDLAPAAAQLLQQGTPSSGATRGIVCQGGASPISKWRHTLSVPPECAVISVESSVSPQGTGIEMEGGRQTVRCSNSHTSSPVSPGQQPQFEGSPLEHSWQERDSGMEPHARPERAGEEMALALFSLLEHHRSALELSPGLDAPAGAAELLRRLLVEREELVEEVRNLKDTLRTERAEWLQFQCDLQVAVSVADRLRVEAEETLGTLRESHGNVAGQLDQAQCRQQDTDRELESLRAEHREACHRLSALTMEHQQTRAELDTRRHTLRESERDSLREREKDSHREIEGRDTEERPEGEDTSEDISTMEALDGKKREDSEREVEGEKRVKSEGEDVNMGGQFPKELVRGGENLLKVKGVAAAYLRNLAAGGKGCGLRDSPRIVVMSERSRSLSRLPLPTDSLPAQNGSSQTTTSKTLPLCKKEEPAKGKRMDRILQRQDSWSSFYTKKQEEDQNADPLFRPQDGFSMLLRRHGGSRRNSLLRWCQSRTQGYKNIEITNFSSSWEDGLAFCAVYHTYLPTHIPYSSLSTGDKSENLDLAFQTGESVGIPATLTVEEMLRPGGPDWQRVLGYVESMFRHFEM
- the LOC112068671 gene encoding cytospin-A isoform X1, which gives rise to MGNVGGKDGHGPTGSLHERSHLDLFQTPPSSLSDSDLAPAAAQLLQQGTPSSGATRGIVCQGGASPISKWRHTLSVPPECAVISVESSVSPQGTGIEMEGGRQTVRCSNSHTSSPVSPGQQPQFEGSPLEHSWQERDSGMEPHARPERAGEEMALALFSLLEHHRSALELSPGLDAPAGAAELLRRLLVEREELVEEVRNLKDTLRTERAEWLQFQCDLQVAVSVADRLRVEAEETLGTLRESHGNVAGQLDQAQCRQQDTDRELESLRAEHREACHRLSALTMEHQQTRAELDTRRHTLRESERDSLREREKDSHREIEGRDTEERPEGEDTSEDISTMEALDGKKREDSEREVEGEKRVKSEGEDVNMGGQFPKELVRGGENLLKVKGVAAAYLRNLAAGGKGCGLRDSPRIVVMSERSRSLSRLPLPTDSLPAQNGSSQTTTSKTLPLCKKEEPAKGKRMDRILQRQDSWSSFYTKKQEEDQNADPLFRPQDGFSMLLRRHGGSRRNSLLRWCQSRTQGYKNIEITNFSSSWEDGLAFCAVYHTYLPTHIPYSSLSTGDKSENLDLAFQTGESVGIPATLTVEEMLRPGGPDWQRVLGYVESMFRHFEM